CCGCCGACAGCATTCAGAACCTGTACCCATTGGGAACTTTTGATTTCGCGGCCTTCAGATCTGCAGTTCCCAAAGCTAATCTACCGGCCAATGAGCCCCTGTCAAAATTGCGTACAGGCAGCTTCAGCTACACAAGCACAGACGGGAGCTCCTTTTCCGTATCGGCCAGAGCGGATAACAGGGCTTATGACCTCATGGTCGCGTCGCCCAGCGGTATTACTCCTGCGACCTACGACGACTACGTGCGGTAGGCTTTCCAGGCA
This genomic interval from bacterium contains the following:
- a CDS encoding prepilin-type N-terminal cleavage/methylation domain-containing protein, translating into MKKSQGFTLIELMIVVAVIGILAAIAIPNFLNLKDKAIWGTARANLEVVRTSLAGYSADSIQNLYPLGTFDFAAFRSAVPKANLPANEPLSKLRTGSFSYTSTDGSSFSVSARADNRAYDLMVASPSGITPATYDDYVR